One Dermacentor silvarum isolate Dsil-2018 chromosome 10, BIME_Dsil_1.4, whole genome shotgun sequence genomic window carries:
- the LOC119431440 gene encoding GILT-like protein 1 — translation MPVNVTVLYEPYCKDCSWFITKQLVPVYGLLRKHLVVEMVPFGRTRMKEPQGADTTVTFTCRHGQPECQASMLHACAIALYPHTDKHLPFIACTLKGWKPEKNVQKCSNEHKMESSKIVGCASSAQGKILLQKMGWRTMSVRPPINYVPSVVIDGGFNKRYQKKLQKHFKETVCKHFKPPVPEPCLVKKKKGWFGR, via the coding sequence GTGAATGTGACCGTCCTGTACGAGCCGTACTGCAAGGACTGCTCGTGGTTCATCACCAAGCAGCTGGTGCCCGTGTACGGGCTTCTGCGCAAGCACCTCGTCGTCGAGATGGTGCCGTTCGGACGCACGCGCATGAAGGAACCGCAGGGCGCCGACACGACCGTGACCTTCACCTGCCGCCACGGGCAACCCGAGTGCCAGGCGAGCATGCTCCACGCATGCGCCATCGCTCTCTACCCGCACACCGACAAGCACTTGCCGTTCATAGCGTGCACGCTCAAGGGGTGGAAGCCCGAGAAGAACGTGCAGAAGTGCAGTAACGAGCACAAAATGGAGAGCAGCAAGATCGTCGGCTGCGCCTCGTCGGCACAGGGTAAGATTCTCCTGCAGAAGATGGGCTGGCGCACCATGTCCGTGCGACCACCCATCAACTACGTGCCCAGCGTGGTCATCGACGGCGGATTCAACAAGCGCTACCAGAAGAAGCTGCAGAAGCACTTCAAGGAGACCGTCTGTAAGCACTTCAAGCCGCCTGTGCCGGAACCGTGCCTGGTCAAGAAAAAGAAGGGCTGGTTCGGGCGCTGA